CCTGCCCTTTACACTGTGCTGGCTCATAAGGGATATTTTTCCAAGGACCTGTTATGGACCTTACGAAAATTCGGCAGCCCCCTGCAGGGGCACCCGCAGATGGGCCTGGCCGGTGTGGAGATATCGAGCGGTTCTCTCGGCCAAGGTTTATCGATAGCCGACGGTATCGCGCTCGCTTCGCGTATGGATGGACTTGATATAAGGGTATATTGTTTAATGGGCGACGGCGAAACTAACGAGGGCCAGATCTGGGAAGCCGCGATGACAGCCGCTCACTACAAACTTGATAATATATGCGGTATAATAGATTATAATAAACTGCAGATAGACGGTTTCTGCTGCGATATAAAAGACCCTGGCGCGTATAAACACAAATGGCAGGACTTCGGCTGGAACGCTATAGAAACAAACGGCCATGATATTAAGAGCTTGATGGATGCCTTTGATGAAGCGGAAAAAACGAAGGGAAAGCCCACGATGATAATAGCGCACACTGTAAAGGGCAAGGGCGTCTCTTTCATCGAGAATAAGGCGGAATGGCACGGGATCGCTCCTAACAAAGAAGAGTACGAGAGGGCGGTCCTGGAATTGGATAAGGCTTTAAAACAGTTAAAATAAGCGTACACTACTTCCGGAGGTTATGATGAAATATTTCGTTACGATAGAGCTTTTGTTGTATCTGGCCATTTTATTGACGCTCGGGGGAGGGCTTATCTTTTCCCGCAAATTCAGGATGCTATTTAAGTTCAACTGGGCCAAATACGCGATAATAATAGCTGTATATGCTTTAGTCAGGCTCGCCGTATGGGGAATGATGTCTCTCGAGTCATTCTACATGAAGCTCACCCTGGCTCAGCTCCCGATGCAGATATTGCTGGTCGGGGTGAACGCCGCTATATTCGTCTACTTTTATTCAACGGTCCTGGGAAGAGGTTTCTCCAAGAGCGGCAAGAAGTCCAGCATCAGAGGCGAGTTGGTCAATGTTAAATGGTCCGACGTTATAGGGATGGATAACGTTAAGGCTGAAGCAAGAGAGGTTGTAGAGCTGATCAAAGACCGGACGCGCGTTAAAAAGATAGGCGGCAAGATCCTGCGGGGCATTCTCATGCTGGGGCCCCCGGGCTGCGGCAAGACCTATCTGGCAAAGGCCGTCGCGACGGAGACGGGACTGCCGTTCCTGGCGATGTCCGGAAGCGAATTCGTCGAGGTCTTCGTCGGAGTCGGCGCGTCAAGAGTGAGGGAGCTATTTAAGAAAGCGCGTGAGCTGGCTTACGGTAATGGCGGCTGTATTATATTCATAGACGAGCTTGACGCTATAGCGAGAAAGAGGGTCTTTTCGGCTTTCGGCGGTACAGAAGAGACGAACTCCACGCAGAACCAGCTTCTGGCGGAGATGGACGGCCTTCAGGAGAGAGAGTTGAAGTCGGGCGAAATGGCCCCCGAGCAGAATATCATAGTTATAGGCGCGACGAACTCCCCCGAGGATAACCTCGACAGGGCGCTCCTGCGGCCCGGAAGATTCGACAGAAAGCTTTATATAGATCTCCCGACGCTGGACGACAGAGAAAAACTGTTTACGTATTATCTGGGCAAGATCCTGCACGATCCGGCGATAGATGTGGCGCGCCTTGCCAGAAAAGCTGTATATAAGTCGCCCGCGGATATAGAGAATATAATCAGGGAGGCCGCTCTTATCGCCACAAGAGAAAAACGCGACAGCATAACGCTCAATGATATATCCGAGGCCATGGAGAGGGTGGACCTGGGGCTGAAGCATAAATTGAATATAACGCCGAAGGAAAGAGAGAAGACCGCCTATCATGAGGCCGGGCATCTCGTCGTCCTTTATATACTGCATCCGACGGACGACGTCTTTAAAGCGTCGATCATACCCAGGCGCGGCACACTCGGTGTGGTTCATCACCAGCCGAGGGAGGAAGTATTCACTCATGATAAGAACAGGTTATTGGCCGACATAAAGGCTGATCTGGCAGGATACGTTGCCGAGAAGATGAAATTCGGCACCACTTCGAGCGGCGTTGCGATGGATTTTAAGCAGGCTATGGCGATCGCGCATAATATGGTCTGGAGATATGGGATGGCCGATAAGAGTTTTCTCGGCGACTACACGGTAATCCCTGAGTCCCAGATATCTGAAAAGGTTAAAGAAGAACTGAACGCGGAGACCAGTAAGCTATTCCAGCAATGCCTGAAAGACGTCGAAGACCTGCTTACCAAGGAGCGGGTGATCCTTGACAGGTTCGCTAAAGAGCTTCTGGACAAAGAAGAGCTCGATTACGACGAGATAGACGCGATCTTTAAGGAGTACGGCAAATTCGGTATGTTTAAGGGTGTATGAAATTCCGGTGGGCGGGATATTTTTTCGCGATCGCGGTCCTGATAGTCTCTATGGCAGGATGCGCTCCGACCTATCCCAAGGAGAAGCTTAAAGAGTCGATAATAAGGCTCTGCAAAAACGAATATAATATCGATGTCAAGGTGAGGACCTCCGGCAAGACGGTGGCCATATACATGCCGCTCGACGACCTTATGGATTTCACGTTCTCGCTTACGCCCTCGGCCACCGAAAAACTGAATGACGTTATAATGAGCGTCACGCGCGTAGTGCTTTCCACCGACGCTAATTATGATTTTTACTGCATAATAGCGCATGACGTGCGTGTCCCCGAGATCCAGGTCATAATAATCAAGTATGTGGACGACGTCAAGAGGGTCTTTCTCGGGGATATCTCAAGAGGCGAATTCGGGAAGAGGATGATCATAGATATGAGGCTCAATCCTCAGTCCCAGAAAGAGCGCTCGATAAAAGAGGTCTTCCAGAAGATGGGCCTCGATCCGAAGTGGCAGGATCAGGTGATGAACGACTTCTTCCGTTCCGAGCCGGCGGGTTTGGGCGACATAGGTTACTGGAACGGCCGGTTCTACATAAAAGACATAACATTGCCGGAATTTCTGGCGGAAGAGATCGTCGGCCGCGTTAAGATGGAATTCAGGGATGATAAGACCCTGGCAGCCGGCTTTACGCTTAAGGCGATAAAAGGGACTTATCACGCGCTTCCGGATAAGCCTTATTTCAAAATAGAATTTTTGGCCGCTCCGCGTGACCTCAAAGAGACTGAAGCCGCGCATATTTATGACGATTTTATCAAAGCGATTTTAAAAGTTATGCTAGAGGTGACGCATGGTTACACATTCAATGCTTTCGACCACATTGAGATCGTGAATCAGGCCGACGGAAGAGATTTAAAGATATCCAGGGATGCTCTGGAAAAATACAGGACCAGAAAGCTTAAATTCGAGGAGATGGTGAATTAAAAATGGCTGAAGAAAAGATGAAGATGGTCCCTACGAGGGACGGGTTCGGGCGGGGGCTATTGCAATTAGGCAAAGAGAACAAGGACGTCGTAGTGCTCTCGGCCGATCTCACGGAATCTACCAGGGCGGCATGGTTCCAGAAAGATTACCCCGAACGCTTCTTCGGCATGGGCGTCGCCGAGCAGGATATGTTCGGTACCGCCGCGGGGCTTGCCCTGATGGGCAAGATACCTTTTGCCTGCACGTTCGGCGTGTTCGCCTCAGGCAGGGCATGGGACCAGATAAGAGTGTCTATAGCCTATATGAATCTGGGCGTGAAGATCGTAGGAACTCATGCGGGAATATCGGTCGGCCCGGATGGCGCGACGCACCAGGCATTAGAAGAGATAGCGTTAATGAGGATACTTCCGAATATGACGGTAGTCGTGCCGTGCGACGCGCTCGAGGCCCAGAAAGCGACGGTCGAGGCGGCTAAGATAAAAGGACCGGTTTATTTGAGGTTTGGCAGGGCGCCAATACCGGTGATAACAAAAGAAGGGAATTCGTTTAAGATCGGCAAGGCCAATATACTTAAGGCGGGCAAGGATATAACGATATTCGCCTGCGGCCAGATGGTCTATGAGGCGATGCTTGCATGCAATGAGCTGGAGAAAGAAGGGATAAGCGCGCGCCTTGTGAACCTTCATACGCCGAAACCGATAGACAAAGACGCCATTATAAGCGCGGCATATGAGACGGGCGCGATAGTCACAGTGGAGGAGCATACGGTGCTCGGCGGATTGGGCTCGGCTATAGCCGAGGTCGTCATCCAGGCCTGTCCGGTGCCGATGAAGATGGTGGGCGTACAGGACAGGTTCGGCGTCTCGGGCGATCCCGGCGAGCTCTTCAAACATTTCGGACTGACACCAAATAACATAGTCCTCGCCGCTAAGGAAGCCCTAAGTATGAAGAAGTAGTATGAACTCCATCGAACTGACAGCGCCGGCTAAGGTAAATCTGGTCCTTAAAGTTTTAAATAAACGCAAGGATTCCTACCATAACCTCTTTACTCTCTTCGAACGCATATCGCTTGCCGACCGAATAAAGATATCCAGAATAGATAAAGGGATAATTGTCACATGCGATCGGCATGTTACCGATAGGCCTCAGGATAATATAGCTTATAAAGCGGCCGAGCTTATCTTGAAGACCGCTAAGGCAGATATGGGCGTTAAGATCCATATAAAGAAGAGAATTCCGATAGCCGCCGGCCTTGGAGGGGGCAGCTCTGACGCAGCCGCGGTGTTAACAGGCATTAATAAGCTCTTCAAGCTTAATATAAGTAAGGATAAATTGATACGATTAGGAGCAAAACTCGGCGCAGATGTGCCATTTTTTATGTTTGACGCGCCTTTTGCTATAGGCAGAGGCATAGGCGATAGGCTTGAAAAGTCCAATTTAAATACGAAATTATATCATATAATCATATATCCCGGTTTTAAGGTGGCCACTAAAGATATCTATCAGGCGCTCGATCTCTCGAGGCGCTTGACAAACAGCCACCGCGATGATAGAATTACACTCCCTAAGGATTGGGATGGCTTCGAAGGGTTGCTACGCAACGACTTAGAGACGATCGTAACGGCGAAAAGACCGGTTGTCGGCAAGGTTATAAGATGCTTGGCCTCTTCACTACTGGGCAGGAAAGCTATGGTTTCGGGAAGCGGGCCAAGCGTATTTTGTCTATGCAGGACCGGAAAGGAGGCGATAGAGGTTAAGAATAGGCTGTTAAATAGCGTGCCGGAGCGTTCAAGAAAGCGCTGGCAGGTATTCATCGCTTGGACCAGGATGTAAAGCAGAGGCAGATCTGATCACAAACTTGAGGAGTACGCAATGGAGATCACTGAAGTTAAAATTTTTATGAAAGAGGGGCAGGATAAGAAATTAAAGGCTTACGCGACGCTGACATTCGACAACATGTTTGTGGTAAGGAACGTCAAAGTCATAGAAGGCACCAAGGGATTGTTTGTCGCGATGCCGTCCAGAAAACTGAAAGAACCTTGCCCGAAATGTAATTTCAGGAATGTGGTAAGGTCAAAGCACTGCAATAATTGCGGCGCCGCCCTTCCGATGACCGAGCATAAGATGCCGGCCCCCGGAGCCGAGGGTATGCCGAGAGAGTCCGAGCATAAGGATATAGCGCACCCGATAACAGCGGAGTGCAGAGATTATATACAGAAGAAGGTTTTGGAGGCGTTCGACAAAGAGAAGAAGTCGCCTTCTGCCGCGCAATCACATTCGGCGCATGCTCAAGCTTCGCCGGCATCATCTGCTCCGCAATCTTCCGCCCCGGCAAAGCCGTCCGTAACGGTGGAAGACGAGGATATAGAACTGTAAAGGGCCATACATTATTGCCCGGTGGTGTAATGGTAGCACATCAGATTTTGGATCTGATTGTCTAGGTTCGAATCCTAGCTGGGCAGCCAGTAGTTAGACCGTAGTAACTGTGCTAGGATTCGAAGCGAGGCCGCGCCGAGCTGAGGAACCAGATAGAACAAACAAGGACAGTAAATTGAAAGATACAGTTGCGATAGTGCTCGCGGCAGGCCGCGGGACCAGGATGAAGTCGGAAACTCCGAAAGTCCTGCATAATATATTCGGTAAGCCGATAATCTCGTACGTGCTGGATTCACTCAAGAATGCGGGCATCACCCGTATTATTACAGTGGCCGGGTACGGCAGCGACGACTTACGTAAAACGATAGATACTAAGATCGTTATCCAGAAGAAGCTTCTCGGTTCCGGCGACGCTGTCCAGACAGCAAAAAAACTTCTGGGCAGCTACAGTGGTAATGTTATCGTTATTTGCGGCGATACGCCGCTGGTGACGAGTGAAACGATAAAGAAGCTCATCTCAAAGCATAGGGCCTCCGGCTCAAGCGCCACTCTGACTACGATAAGACTTAAGGATCCGGCAGAGTATGGCAGGATAGTCAGGGGCTCGTCCGGAGACATAGTGAAGATAGCCGAAGAGATAGGCGCCAGCGATTTCGAGAAAACCATAGACGAAGTGAATGTGGGGACTTACTGTTTCAAGGCAAAAGACTTATTCGGCGCGCTTAAACATATAAAGCCGGACCAGCGAAAAAAGGAATTATTTCTTACGGACACCATTGAAATATTGAACAAGGCAGGCAAGGTGGTAGAGTCCGTTACACTTACAGATGCCGATGAGATGATCGGCATAAATTCACGGAAAGATCTTGCGGAGGCGACCCGGTTCCTGAAGAACAAGATCATCGATGAAATGATGTTAAGCGGCGTAACTGTCGAAGACCCCCTTACTACTACGATATATCCGGACGCGAAGATAGGCCAGGATACTATAATACATCCCAATACATTTATCGGGCCCAATGTAAAGATCGGGAAGCGCTGCCACATAGGCCCATTCGCCAGGTTGACGGCTAATGTCAGAGTAGGCCAGGATGTCATGGTGGGAAATTTCGTTGAGCTTGTCAGGACGAAGATAGGCGACGGTTGCAGGGTGAAACATCACACGTACCTCGGAGACACCTCGCTTGGCAGGAAGGTGAACATAGGCGCCGGGACCATTACAGCAAATTACGACGGAAAGAATAAAAACAAGACGGTCGTAAAAGACAATGCGTTTATAGGTGTCAGTTCGGTATTGATAGCTCCTATAACGATAGGAAAGAACGCGACGGTCGGAGCGGGCTGCGTTGTCTTAAGAGGGCGCAATGTGCCTGACGGCAAGACGGTGGTAGGTGTCCCGGCGAAAATTTTAGAAAAGAGATCGGGGAAAGCAAGGAGGGAGTCAGATGAAAAACGGCTTATTAATATTCAGCGGTAACGCCAATAAGGACCTTGCGCTCAAGATCTGCAAATTTCTGAAGATCGAGCTGGGAGACGCGTCGGTGGATAAATTTTCCGACGGTGAAATACGCGTCAAGATCAATGAGAATGTGCGAGGCCATGATGTATTCGTGATCCAATCCACATCATGCCCTTCGAACGATAATCTGATGGAGCTATTGATAATGATCGACGCGCTGAAGAGGGCCTCCGCCCAGCGGATAACGGCGGTCCTGCCTTACTTCGGATACGCGCGGCAGGATAGAAAAGATCAGCCCAGGGTGCCGATAACCGCGAAGCTCGTCGCGAATGTCTTAACCGTCGCCGGAGCGGACAGGATACTCACGGTGGACTTGCACGCCGGACAGATCCAGGGATTTTTCGATATCCCGCTGGATCATCTGTACGCGTTCACCATATTTGCCGATTACATAAAGGAACTTGAGCTGGATAAAAATATGGTAATAGTCTCGCCGGATGTCGGCGGAATTAAGACCGCCAGGGCATATGCCAAGAAGATGCATTGCGATCTCGCGATAGTCGATAAAAGGCGCATCAACGATAAACAGGCGGAGGCAATGCATATCATGGGAGACGTTGCGGGCAAGAATGTTGTCATAATAGATGACATGGTCGCTACAGCTGGATCCCTCGTCGAAGCGGTGGCCGCCCTGAAGAAGGCGGGCGCTCTTGAAGTCTACGCCAGTATTACGCATCCGGTGCTCGCCGGTCCTGCGGTAGAGAGATTGAAAGATTCACAGATCAAAGAGCTTGTGGTAACAGATACCATACCGATTCCGAAGGAGAAGATGATCCCGCGGATAAAGGTCCTATCGGTTGCTTCCCTGCTGGGAGAAGCTATAATGAGGATCCATAATGAAAAATCCATCAGTGTGTTGTTCGATTAGATAAGGAGAATGCGGTAATATGGAAAAAGTGATAATAAAAGCCCATGTTCGAACAGAGACAGGTAAAAGAGTTGCGAAGGATCTGCGCGCCAAAGGATTGGTCCCGGCGAATGTTTACAGATCCGGCGAAGGCGCCACCAGTATTCAGGTCCCGATAGGCGAACTAGCTGAAGCTCTGCATACAAAAGCGGGCGAGAACGTGCTGATAACGCTCAAGGTATCGGGCGGTAAAAGCGCTATAAAAGACAAGACCGTTCTGATAAAAGAGATCCAGAGGGAACCGATAAGGGACGGGATCCTGCATGTCGATTTTAACGAGATATCGCTCACAGAGACCCTGAAGATCAATGTGCCGCTCTCCTCCAAAGGCGATCCGATCGGAGTCAAAGTAGATGGCGGAATACTCGAGCACATCATGTGGGAAATACAGGTGGAGTGTCTGCCTACAGATATACCGGAAAAGATAGAGGTCGATGTCTCCAATCTTAAGCTGGGAGAGTCGCTCCATGTGAAAGATATAGTGCCTCCGGAGGGCGTTAAGTTTTTGAACGACCCCGAGCTCATCACTATGATAGTGAAGGCGCCTAAGGTGGAAGTGCCGAAGGAAGAGGTGCCGGCAGAAGGCGCTGAGGAGCCCGAACTCATAAGGAAGAAGAAGGAAGAGGAAGAGGCCGAAGGCGCGCCTGGCGCAGCTCCAGCGGAAGCTCCTAAGGAAGCTCCAAAAGAGGCCAAGAAAGAATAACGGCAAAAGATGAAATTCATAATCGGCCTCGGCAATCCCGGAGCGGAGTACAAAGGGACAAAGCATAATATAGGCTTCGCCGTTGTAGAAAAACTGGCCAAGGATAATAAGATAAAGATAAAAGAGAAGCTTCATTTCTCTCTTATTGGCCGCGGCAAGATCGAAGGCGAGGATGTGGTGCTTGCGCTTCCGCAGACTTTTATGAATCTTTCCGGTAACGCGGTCGGCGAGATTATGACGCGCTACAAGAGCAATGTCGAGGATATGCTGGTAGTATGCGACGATATCAACCTCGAGCTTGGAAAGATCAGGCTTAAGAAGCAAGGCTCATCGGGCGGCCATAAGGGCCTGGGGTCCATAACGCATGTTCTCAAGAGGGATGATTTCGCCCGTCTTAAGGTCGGCATAGCCACAGAAGTGCATAAGGGCGATATCACCAGATATGTGCTGAGCCCGTTTAAAAGAAGGCTCCTGCGTAATGTCACCCACGTTATAAGGCTGGCCGAGGAGGCAGTATCATCGATGCTCACAGACGGTATCGATATGGCTATGAACAAGTACAATAGGAGAAAAGTGGGCACCTCCTAAATGGTTGATTTATTGTATATATTATGGTAACCTAAATTGAAAATTACCGAAGGATCGAAAGGAAAGATAAGAGAATGAACAATTATGAGGGAATATTCATACTAAAGCCGGATATTAAGGAAGACGACCTGAAGGCCGCATATAAGGTTATCGGCGATTTAGTGGTCAAAAATGGCGGAAATGTGAAGAAGGAAGACACATGGGGCAAGAGGCCTCTTTCCTACCCGATCAATAAATTCAAAGAAGCGTATTATTATAAGCTCGATTTCGAGGCGCCGTCCGATGCCGTGGCCAAGCTCGAAGGCGCGTGCAAGATGAACGCTGAAATATTGAGGCTGATGGTGACAAGGAGATAAATGGCAAGCCTTAACAAAGTATTATTAATAGGAAACCTCACCAGGGACCCGGAACTCCGGTATATCCCGAGCGGATCAGCCGTCGCCACTTTCACGCTGGGCGTAAACCGTTTCTATACCACACAGACCGGAGAGAAGAAGGAACAGTCCTCGTTTATACGCATCGTAGTCTGGGGGCGCAGGGCGGAGGTCTGCGGGGAGTACCTCTCGAAGGGCAGCCCGGTATTCGTAGAGGGGCGATTGCAGTCAAGAGACTGGCAGACTCAGGACGGCCAGAAGCGCAATACGGTCGAGGTGATAGCCGATAATATACAGTTTTTAAGAGCGGGCGCTAAACAGGGCGCGCCCGCATCCGCAGGTAAACAGACCGCCCCGGTCCCGGAAGAGATGGGTACAATAGACCTGAATGATGAGGGCGCCATGCCGCAGTCCGAGCCCGGCAAGGCCCCGAGCGGCGCGGACGAAGAAGCGCCATTCTGATAAAGTATACACTAAAGCGATAAAGAAGGCCGATATCAGAGATATCGGCACTTAGCCTGCAATAAGGCTGAATAAACTAGGAGAAACGATGTTTAAACCGTTTAATAAACCGGAAAGAAAGAAGCCTCTCAAAAAAGATGGCCTGAAGAAGAAAGTTTATAAGAAGAGGCCTTGCAGGTTCTGCGGCGACAAAGTAAAGAACATAGATTATCTCGAATATCAGAAGTTCCAGAGGTTCCTGACGGAGAGAGGCAAGATAGTGCCGTCCAGGATATCCGGAAGCTGCGCAAGGCACCAGAGACAGCTTGCCAAGGCCATTAAGAAAGCCCGCGAGCTGGCGTTATTGCCGTTTGTGGCGGATTAAGCCTATGAAGCTCATACTGACACAGGACGTAGATAAACTCGGGCATGCGGGAGATGTCGTTAATGTGAAAGAGGGGTATGCCAGAAATTTCCTTCTTCCTAATAATAAAGCAAAAGCCGCCACGCCCGGAAATATGAAGCTGTTAGAGGCGCGCAAGAAGAAAGAGGACCTGGAGAATGAGCGGAAAGTTGAGGCCGCCAGGGCAGTTGCCAATAGGCTCTCAAATCTCTCCCTCACCATATCTATGGAAGCCGGAGAAGAGGACAAGCTTTTCGGTTCCGTGACCGGAGATATGATTTCAGACAGATTGAAGGACGAAGGGGTAGAGATAGATAAAAAAGATATCCTGATCGAAGAGCCGATAAAGAAACTGGGCGTATATCAGGTAACTGCCAAGGTCCATCCGCTGGTAAAAGCGGCTTTAAGGGTGTGGATAGTAAAAAAGTAAGGTAAGATGCCTAACCAAGATATTATTGAAAAGATACCGCCTCAGAGCATAGACGCGGAGATGGCTGTGCTGGGCGCGATGCTCCTTGATAAAGAAGTGATCCCGCAGGCTATAGAGATGTTGAACGCGGGTTGTTTCTATAAGGATGCTAACCGCAGGATATACGCCGCTATAATAAAACTCTTCGACGATAACAGGGGCGTCGATCTTATAACAGTTATAGAAGAACTGAAGAAGACAAATTCGCTCGAAGACGCGGGCGGTCCCGATTATGTATCCAGCCTGGCATCGAGTGTCCCCACTGCGGCAAATTTCATACATTACGCAAAGATCGTAAAAGAGAAAATGATCCTGCGCAACCTTATCAATACGGCTACGCAGATAGTCGGCGAATGTTACGATACCTCCAAGGACGTGGATTCTCTCGTCGATAAGGCCGAGCAGCTGATCTTCGAAGTCTCATCCAACAAAGTTGAGAAGAAGTTCATACCCTTAAGGGATATCATTAAGAGTTCCATCGAGACCATAGACAGTTTATACCAGCGCAAACAGAACGTAACGGGCATATCGACCGGGTTCAGGGATCTCGATATAAAGACGGCAGGGTTGCAGCCGTCGGATCTTATAGTGCTGGCGGCGCGTCCCTCCATGGGCAAGAGCGCGCTGGCGCTATGCATAGCCGAGCATGCCGCGGTAGTGGAGCGCGCGCCGGTCGCCTTCTTCAGCCTGGAAATGTCGAAGGAGCAGCTCGTCCAGAGAATGCTCTGTTCGCATGCCAGGGTAGACGCCCATAAGGTCAGGACAGGTTTTCTCTCTCAGGCGGATTGGCCGAAGCTGGTGAGCGCGGCCGGAAAATTATCCGAGGCGCCTATCTACATAGACGATACGCCGGGCATATCCGTCCTGGAGCTGCGCGCCAAAGCAAGGCGGCTGAAGTCCCAGTTCGATGTAAAACTTATAGTCCTGGATTATCTCCAGCTTATGCAGGGCCATACCAGAGCCGATAACAGGCAGCAGGAGATATCCGAAATATCCAGGTCGCTTAAGGCGCTGGCAAGAGAGCTGGACACCCCATTGATAGCGATAAGCCAGCTTTCGCGCGCCGTAGAGCAGCGTCAGGATCACAGGCCGCAGCTTTCCGACCTTAGGGAATCAGGCGCGATAGAGCAGGACGCGGATCTCGTAATACTTCTTTTGAGGGAATGGTATTATAATCCCACAGAAGAGAATAAAGGCATAGCGGAGATCATTATAGCGAAGCAGAGAAACGGTCCAACGGGAAACTTCAACCTTACATTCCTGGGTGAGTACATGAGATTCGAAAATATGACGTCAAGAGGCGAAGAGTTTATCGAAGCGGAAATGGAGAGGGTATGAAATCAAACGGGTTAGCTTGCGCGTCGGTCATCTTCGCTCTCTTATTTTCTATGGTTTCAGGACCTGCCCACGCTCAATCTACGGAAGGCAAGACCATAGCCGCGGTTAAGGTAGAGAATAATAAAGCGATAAGCAGCGAGATCATACTCTCCAAGATAAAGACCAGGGCTGGAGATGCGTTTA
This window of the Candidatus Omnitrophota bacterium genome carries:
- a CDS encoding transketolase encodes the protein MKRPDITELEKKAIEIRKDILKMLMMAGSGHTGGSLSIVDILVALYYYKLKNNPSDPKWKERDRFLLSKGHACPALYTVLAHKGYFSKDLLWTLRKFGSPLQGHPQMGLAGVEISSGSLGQGLSIADGIALASRMDGLDIRVYCLMGDGETNEGQIWEAAMTAAHYKLDNICGIIDYNKLQIDGFCCDIKDPGAYKHKWQDFGWNAIETNGHDIKSLMDAFDEAEKTKGKPTMIIAHTVKGKGVSFIENKAEWHGIAPNKEEYERAVLELDKALKQLK
- a CDS encoding AAA family ATPase; amino-acid sequence: MMKYFVTIELLLYLAILLTLGGGLIFSRKFRMLFKFNWAKYAIIIAVYALVRLAVWGMMSLESFYMKLTLAQLPMQILLVGVNAAIFVYFYSTVLGRGFSKSGKKSSIRGELVNVKWSDVIGMDNVKAEAREVVELIKDRTRVKKIGGKILRGILMLGPPGCGKTYLAKAVATETGLPFLAMSGSEFVEVFVGVGASRVRELFKKARELAYGNGGCIIFIDELDAIARKRVFSAFGGTEETNSTQNQLLAEMDGLQERELKSGEMAPEQNIIVIGATNSPEDNLDRALLRPGRFDRKLYIDLPTLDDREKLFTYYLGKILHDPAIDVARLARKAVYKSPADIENIIREAALIATREKRDSITLNDISEAMERVDLGLKHKLNITPKEREKTAYHEAGHLVVLYILHPTDDVFKASIIPRRGTLGVVHHQPREEVFTHDKNRLLADIKADLAGYVAEKMKFGTTSSGVAMDFKQAMAIAHNMVWRYGMADKSFLGDYTVIPESQISEKVKEELNAETSKLFQQCLKDVEDLLTKERVILDRFAKELLDKEELDYDEIDAIFKEYGKFGMFKGV
- a CDS encoding transketolase family protein translates to MAEEKMKMVPTRDGFGRGLLQLGKENKDVVVLSADLTESTRAAWFQKDYPERFFGMGVAEQDMFGTAAGLALMGKIPFACTFGVFASGRAWDQIRVSIAYMNLGVKIVGTHAGISVGPDGATHQALEEIALMRILPNMTVVVPCDALEAQKATVEAAKIKGPVYLRFGRAPIPVITKEGNSFKIGKANILKAGKDITIFACGQMVYEAMLACNELEKEGISARLVNLHTPKPIDKDAIISAAYETGAIVTVEEHTVLGGLGSAIAEVVIQACPVPMKMVGVQDRFGVSGDPGELFKHFGLTPNNIVLAAKEALSMKK
- the ispE gene encoding 4-(cytidine 5'-diphospho)-2-C-methyl-D-erythritol kinase; its protein translation is MNSIELTAPAKVNLVLKVLNKRKDSYHNLFTLFERISLADRIKISRIDKGIIVTCDRHVTDRPQDNIAYKAAELILKTAKADMGVKIHIKKRIPIAAGLGGGSSDAAAVLTGINKLFKLNISKDKLIRLGAKLGADVPFFMFDAPFAIGRGIGDRLEKSNLNTKLYHIIIYPGFKVATKDIYQALDLSRRLTNSHRDDRITLPKDWDGFEGLLRNDLETIVTAKRPVVGKVIRCLASSLLGRKAMVSGSGPSVFCLCRTGKEAIEVKNRLLNSVPERSRKRWQVFIAWTRM
- a CDS encoding septation protein SpoVG family protein yields the protein MEITEVKIFMKEGQDKKLKAYATLTFDNMFVVRNVKVIEGTKGLFVAMPSRKLKEPCPKCNFRNVVRSKHCNNCGAALPMTEHKMPAPGAEGMPRESEHKDIAHPITAECRDYIQKKVLEAFDKEKKSPSAAQSHSAHAQASPASSAPQSSAPAKPSVTVEDEDIEL
- a CDS encoding NTP transferase domain-containing protein, which gives rise to MKDTVAIVLAAGRGTRMKSETPKVLHNIFGKPIISYVLDSLKNAGITRIITVAGYGSDDLRKTIDTKIVIQKKLLGSGDAVQTAKKLLGSYSGNVIVICGDTPLVTSETIKKLISKHRASGSSATLTTIRLKDPAEYGRIVRGSSGDIVKIAEEIGASDFEKTIDEVNVGTYCFKAKDLFGALKHIKPDQRKKELFLTDTIEILNKAGKVVESVTLTDADEMIGINSRKDLAEATRFLKNKIIDEMMLSGVTVEDPLTTTIYPDAKIGQDTIIHPNTFIGPNVKIGKRCHIGPFARLTANVRVGQDVMVGNFVELVRTKIGDGCRVKHHTYLGDTSLGRKVNIGAGTITANYDGKNKNKTVVKDNAFIGVSSVLIAPITIGKNATVGAGCVVLRGRNVPDGKTVVGVPAKILEKRSGKARRESDEKRLINIQR
- a CDS encoding ribose-phosphate pyrophosphokinase, giving the protein MKNGLLIFSGNANKDLALKICKFLKIELGDASVDKFSDGEIRVKINENVRGHDVFVIQSTSCPSNDNLMELLIMIDALKRASAQRITAVLPYFGYARQDRKDQPRVPITAKLVANVLTVAGADRILTVDLHAGQIQGFFDIPLDHLYAFTIFADYIKELELDKNMVIVSPDVGGIKTARAYAKKMHCDLAIVDKRRINDKQAEAMHIMGDVAGKNVVIIDDMVATAGSLVEAVAALKKAGALEVYASITHPVLAGPAVERLKDSQIKELVVTDTIPIPKEKMIPRIKVLSVASLLGEAIMRIHNEKSISVLFD
- a CDS encoding 50S ribosomal protein L25, whose amino-acid sequence is MEKVIIKAHVRTETGKRVAKDLRAKGLVPANVYRSGEGATSIQVPIGELAEALHTKAGENVLITLKVSGGKSAIKDKTVLIKEIQREPIRDGILHVDFNEISLTETLKINVPLSSKGDPIGVKVDGGILEHIMWEIQVECLPTDIPEKIEVDVSNLKLGESLHVKDIVPPEGVKFLNDPELITMIVKAPKVEVPKEEVPAEGAEEPELIRKKKEEEEAEGAPGAAPAEAPKEAPKEAKKE
- the pth gene encoding aminoacyl-tRNA hydrolase; the encoded protein is MKFIIGLGNPGAEYKGTKHNIGFAVVEKLAKDNKIKIKEKLHFSLIGRGKIEGEDVVLALPQTFMNLSGNAVGEIMTRYKSNVEDMLVVCDDINLELGKIRLKKQGSSGGHKGLGSITHVLKRDDFARLKVGIATEVHKGDITRYVLSPFKRRLLRNVTHVIRLAEEAVSSMLTDGIDMAMNKYNRRKVGTS